The proteins below are encoded in one region of Naumovozyma castellii chromosome 6, complete genome:
- the SAW1 gene encoding DNA-binding protein SAW1 (ancestral locus Anc_7.70), with protein sequence MASSIATVRISKNAIVSLRVFINRKKLLRNNSREGQTFQAPLLSNNSIICLKSPLVRILISNQDMERLTNEIRDTIILIVYDLSSPEVMETVLGKLRIGSSADFETEILPKLMDENTLSKDLVNVPLQTVTRVAKFKYKLRFKGNWELDIFINNMKKLIKIRHFLLFTDGHMSAARTLELPPNRRILLTEQKTSLESEGSPMIPLEVDGDEMIETTQDAVEDVKPDIKLKYNPIINLGECLSIHILQRPRRHKV encoded by the coding sequence ATGGCATCAAGTATTGCGACAGTTCGCATTTCCAAAAATGCAATCGTATCCCTCCGAGTATTTATCAACAGAAAGAAGTTACTACGAAACAATTCTCGAGAAGGTCAGACATTTCAGGCTCCTTTGctatcaaataattctatTATATGTTTGAAATCACCGTTGGTTAGAATCCTAATATCTAATCAAGATATGGAAAGACTAACTAATGAGATTAGAGACACCATCattttaattgtttatGATTTGAGTTCACCTGAAGTAATGGAAACGGTGTTAGGTAAGTTGAGAATAGGCTCAAGCGCTGATTTCGAAACAGAGATACTACCAAAATTAATGGATGAGAATACACTATCCAAGGATCTTGTAAATGTTCCTCTTCAGACAGTAACAAGAGTGGCTAAATTTAAGTATAAATTGAGGTTTAAAGGAAATTGGGAATTggatatttttattaataatatgaaGAAGCTCATAAAGATAAGACATTTTCTACTATTTACAGATGGACACATGTCAGCAGCCCGTACTTTGGAATTGCCACCTAATAGACGCATTCTGTTAACTGAACAAAAGACATCCTTGGAGTCTGAAGGATCTCCGATGATCCCACTTGAAGTGGATGGGGATGAGATGATAGAAACAACCCAAGACGCAGTTGAAGATGTGAAACCTGATATTAAGCTTAAATACAACCCTATAATCAATTTGGGAGAGTGTCTTTCAAtccatattcttcaaagacCGAGAAGGCATAAAGTCTGA
- the DRS2 gene encoding aminophospholipid-translocating P4-type ATPase DRS2 (ancestral locus Anc_7.72) has product MSKDAKVADDTLFDIDILNDSAEPSNSTQPHIIANNRDAEARVIPPHTFPEETIDLDNDDNIENDIYDNPFQDEESTTWDTNRFETNNYQPQLYPTGQRNGFFANSFNKVKNIFVFNTKPSDSGSYEMNRYNAVTNNELDGRYADSRNRFNIKILFNRYILRKNVGASDDGTPREIYLNDRTANHAFNYGDNHISTTKYNIATFLPKFLFQEFSKYANLFFLCTAAIQQVPHVSPTNRYTTVGTLMVVLIVSAFKESIEDIKRANSDKELNNSKTEIYSEENGDFIERRWIDIRAGDVIRVKSEEAIPADLIVISSSEPEGLCYIETANLDGETNLKIKQARPETAEMMDSRKLNNFKGKVISEQPNSSLYTYEGTLEFNNRKIPLSPEQMILRGATLRNTSWMFGLVIFTGHETKLMRNATATPIKRTAVERVINLQIVALFGVLIVLVLISSLGNAIISSTQEKHLSYLYVKGVNKVGLFFKDFLTFWILFSNLVPISLFVTVELIKYYQAFMIGSDLDLYHEESDTPTVVRTSSLVEELGQIEYIFSDKTGTLTKNVMEFKSCSIAGRCYIETIPEDKKASMEDGIEVGFRSFDELKTKVNDLSDDESQVIDSFLTLLSICHTVIPEFQSDGSIKYQAASPDEGALVEGGASLGYKFIIRKPSSVTILLEEHNEQKEYQLLNVCEFNSTRKRMSAIFRLPNGEIKLFCKGADTVILERLESDNNPYVEATMRHLEDYASDGLRTLCLATRTIPEKEYQEWSTIYEEASTTLDNRAEKLDEAANMIEKDLFLIGATAIEDKLQDGVPETIHTLQEAGIKIWVLTGDKQETAINIGMSCRLLTEDMNLLIINEETKEETRKNMRDKIMALKEHKLSQHEMNTLALVIDGKSLSYALESDLEDYLLALGKICKAVVCCRVSPLQKALVVKMVKRKTSSLLLAIGDGANDVSMIQAAHVGVGISGMEGMQAARSADIAVGQFRFLKKLLLVHGSWSYQRISVAILYSFYKNTALYMTQFWFVFANAFSGQSIMESWTMSYYNVFFTVFPPFVIGVFDQFVSSRLLERYPQLYKLGQQGKFFSVRIFWGWIVNGFYHSAVVYIGTMLFYRYGMALNMHGEVADHWSWGIAVYTSSILIVLGKAALVTNQWTKFTLFAIPGSFIFWMIFFPIYASVFPYANISREYFGVVKHTYGSGTFWLTLIVLPVFALMRDFVWKYYRRMYEPESYHLVQEMQKFNISDNRPHVQHFQNEIRKVRQVQRMKKQRGFAFSQSEEGGQDKIIRMYDTTQKRGVYGELHDANPFSNNNAENISNESFNMVNDGNIPTDPFGDTNELSNDPDLIENPFANDADIR; this is encoded by the coding sequence ATGTCTAAAGACGCAAAGGTTGCAGATGATACACTCTTTGATATCGATATTCTAAATGATTCCGCAGAGCCTTCAAACTCAACTCAGCCACACATAATTGCAAATAACAGAGATGCGGAAGCAAGAGTTATTCCTCCTCATACATTTCCAGAGGAAACAattgatttggataatgacgataatattgaaaatgatatctATGACAATCCATTCCAAGACGAAGAATCAACTACATGGGATACAAATAGATTTGAGACCAATAATTATCAACCTCAGTTATATCCAACTGGGCAGAGAAATGGCTTTTTCGCAAATTCTTTTAataaagtgaaaaatatcTTTGTCTTTAACACGAAACCTTCTGATTCAGGATCCTATGAGATGAATCGTTACAATGCAGTGACAAACAATGAACTTGATGGCCGGTATGCAGATTCCAGAAACAGATTTAATATCAAGATACTGTTTAATCGATACATATTACGGAAAAATGTTGGCGCATCAGATGATGGAACTCCTCgagaaatttatttgaatgatagAACTGCCAATCATGCCTTTAACTATGGTGATAATCATATTTCCACTACAAAATACAATATTGCAACGTTTTTGCCAAAATTTCTGTTCCAGGAATTCTCAAAATATGCtaatttattctttctgTGTACTGCAGCAATCCAACAAGTGCCTCACGTCTCACCAACGAACAGATATACCACAGTTGGTACTTTAATGGTTGTGTTGATAGTATCGGCCTTTAAGGAAAGCATAGAAGATATCAAGAGAGCTAATTCCGACAAAGAACttaataattccaaaaCCGAGATATATTCAGAAGAGAATGGCGATTTCATAGAAAGAAGATGGATCGATATCAGAGCCGGTGATGTCATAAGGGTGAAATCTGAAGAAGCAATTCCTGCAGATTTAATTGTTATTTCTTCGTCGGAACCAGAAGGTCTTTGTTATATCGAAACTGCTAATCTTGATGGTGAAACAAAtctgaaaataaaacaagCTAGACCGGAAACAGCAGAAATGATGGATTCTAGAAAGCTCAATAACTTTAAGGGAAAAGTGATATCTGAACAGCCTAACTCAAGTCTTTATACTTATGAAGGTACCTTGGAATTCAATAATCGTAAGATTCCTTTGTCACCAGAGCAAATGATTCTTAGAGGTGCGACCTTAAGGAATACCAGTTGGATGTTTGGTTTAGTTATCTTTACAGGACATGAAACCAAATTAATGCGCAATGCTACAGCTACCCCAATTAAGAGAACGGCTGTTGAAAGGGTTATAAATCTACAAATTGTGGCCTTATTTGGGGTATTAATTGTTTTAGTGTTGATTTCTTCCTTAGGGAATGCCATCATAAGTTCCACACAGGAAAAACACTTATCATATTTATATGTGAAGGGTGTAAACAAAGTTggtttatttttcaaagatttccTCACATTTTggattttattttctaatttaGTACCTATTTCCTTATTCGTTACTGTTGAATTAATCAAGTATTACCAGGCCTTTATGATTGGATCTGATTTAGATTTATACCATGAAGAAAGCGATACACCCACTGTTGTTCGTACATCATCATTGGTAGAAGAGCTTGGACAAATTGAATACATCTTTAGTGATAAGACTGGTACTTTAACCAAAAATGTTATGGAATTCAAATCTTGTTCCATTGCTGGTAGATGTTACATTGAAACAATTCCAGAAGATAAGAAAGCGTCAATGGAGGATGGCATTGAAGTTGGATTCAGAAgttttgatgaattgaaaactAAAGTAAACGATCTctctgatgatgaatccCAAGTGATAGATTCTTTCCTGACTTTGCTATCAATTTGCCATACTGTCATACCCGAATTTCAAAGTGATGGTTCTATCAAATATCAAGCGGCTTCCCCCGATGAAGGTGCCTTAGTCGAAGGTGGTGCCAGCTTAGgttataaatttattatacGTAAGCCCAGTTCTGTTACTATTCTTTTGGAAGAACATAACGAACAGAAAGAGTACCAACTCTTGAATGTTTGCGAATTTAACTCGACCAGGAAAAGAATGAGTGCTATCTTCAGATTACCAAACGGTGAAATCAAGTTATTCTGTAAAGGTGCCGATACCGTTATTTTAGAGAGGTTGGAGAGTGACAATAACCCTTATGTTGAAGCTACTATGAGACATTTAGAAGACTACGCGTCTGATGGGTTAAGAACACTTTGTCTCGCTACAAGAACAATTCCTGAGAAAGAGTACCAAGAATGGTCGACAATATATGAGGAAGCTTCAACAACACTTGATAACAGGGCCgaaaaattggatgaaGCTGCAAATATGATCGAAAAGGACCTATTTTTAATTGGTGCAACTGCTATTGAGGATAAACTTCAAGATGGGGTTCCAGAGACAATTCATACATTACAAGAAGCTGGTATAAAGATTTGGGTATTGACAGGTGATAAACAAGAAACAGCTATTAATATTGGTATGAGCTGCCGTTTACTGACAGAGGACATGAATTTgcttattattaatgaagagACAAAGGAGgaaacaagaaagaatatgCGTGACAAAATCATGGCTCTTAAAGAACATAAACTATCACAACATGAAATGAATACACTTGCGCTTGTGATTGATGGGAAATCATTATCGTACGCATTAGAATCTGACTTGGAAGACTATTTGCTAGCTCTTGGAAAAATATGTAAAGCTGTTGTGTGTTGTCGTGTGTCTCCACTTCAGAAGGCGTTAGTTGTTAAAATGgttaaaagaaaaacctcttctttattattggcAATTGGAGATGGTGCCAATGATGTTAGTATGATTCAGGCAGCACATGTAGGTGTTGGGATCAGTGGTATGGAAGGTATGCAAGCTGCTCGTTCTGCTGATATTGCAGTGGGCCAATTTagatttttgaagaaattattactCGTTCACGGTTCATGGTCCTATCAAAGAATATCAGTGGCAATTTTGTATTCCTTCTACAAGAATACAGCATTGTATATGACCCAATTTTGGTTTGTCTTTGCTAATGCCTTTTCTGGTCAATCTATCATGGAATCGTGGACTATGAGTTACTATAATGTTTTTTTCACAGTTTTCCCTCCATTTGTCATTGGTGTCTTCGATCAGTTTGTTAGTAGTCGTCTACTTGAACGTTATCCTCAACTTTATAAGCTTGGTCAACAGGGTAAGTTTTTCTCTGTAAGGATTTTTTGGGGTTGGATCGTTAATGGATTCTACCATTCGGCTGTGGTATACATTGGGACAATGTTGTTTTATAGATATGGTATGGCGTTGAACATGCACGGAGAGGTTGCTGATCATTGGTCTTGGGGGATTGCAGTCTATACATCAAGTATCTTGATTGTTTTAGGTAAGGCTGCTCTTGTTACCAATCAATGGACTAAGTTTACTCTTTTTGCAATCCCAGGCTCCTTTATATTTTGGATGATATTTTTCCCAATTTATGCATCTGTATTCCCCTATGCCAATATCTCAAGAGAATATTTCGGAGTCGTAAAACATACTTATGGATCAGGTACGTTCTGGCTAACATTGATTGTTTTACCTGTGTTTGCCCTAATGAGAGATTTTGTATGGAAATACTACAGAAGAATGTATGAACCAGAGAGTTATCATTTGGTTCAAGAAATGCAAAAGTTTAATATCAGTGATAATCGTCCACACGTGCAAcatttccaaaatgaaattagaaAGGTTAGACAAGttcaaagaatgaagaagCAAAGAGGGTTTGCCTTTTCTCAATCAGAAGAAGGCGGACAAGATAAAATCATTAGAATGTACGATACCACTCAAAAGAGAGGCGTCTATGGCGAGTTACATGATGCCaatccattttcaaataataatgcgGAAAACATATCTAATGAATCCTTTAATATGGTTAATGATGGTAATATACCAACAGATCCATTTGGAGATACAAATGAACTATCAAATGATCCTGATTTAATAGAAAATCCTTTTGCAAATGATGCCGACATACGATAA
- the FRT2 gene encoding Frt2p (ancestral locus Anc_7.69), producing the protein MDRLIARMEDPGKRSPSPMASSTEEPLTLVAGMNPSINRAKKKILRRETHTPENTSSEESLKPSGSEMEEPKPETIPKTVEIPTIRVNNEPIEDQPKLVRQQSQPNLVALGAKANGHRESATLRSGKPDYTSANTGMFSDHIFNESTADGLIPRQNELPFMDTNTDNPVKLTPFAQAQNEAERSGRHHRRHHSGSSELSRRSRASTLTNVTDKKRLVNQFLESVEAPSTLQLRFPDSLAAKRPKQMYNTSNFSSTGHSTRSSDTHMTTANSFQSLLYHDLENPSKPSSASLYKSGTNSKSTSSSMSTGLLSSESSSSSSSYTSSESSTMSSSSTKISSSSLVSDNNIEDVGMSTDEVDDNNTSSSGAGNGTDLSLSCNEIDYYQRHIAIRLKKSEALMKENLRDIILKRENDLHNNLQNFDTYLHDLKKLKYQIISLQKLVRNDYLVILKEDFDVNNKNSFENHLTEILNKNVTKLQDLERRMESSGERLNEQKETMKRMENLINLENSLKLSQKNASWVSKNKAIVYDLSVVFILLLSGYLLQKLIWT; encoded by the coding sequence ATGGACCGATTAATTGCCAGGATGGAAGATCCCGGAAAGCGATCACCTTCTCCGATGGCATCTAGTACAGAGGAACCTCTTACGTTGGTGGCCGGAATGAACCCATCAATCAATAGAgccaagaaaaaaattttaagAAGAGAAACTCATACTCCAGAAAATACTAGCTCAGAAGAGAGTTTGAAGCCATCAGGTTCTGAGATGGAAGAGCCAAAACCTGAGACAATACCAAAAACCGTGGAAATACCAACGATTCGTGTCAATAATGAACCTATAGAAGATCAGCCTAAGTTAGTTAGGCAGCAATCCCAACCAAATCTAGTTGCCCTGGGTGCAAAGGCTAACGGTCATAGAGAGAGCGCGACTTTACGATCTGGGAAGCCAGATTATACATCTGCAAATACAGGAATGTTTAGTGATcatatatttaatgaaagtACAGCCGACGGTCTAATACCGCGTCAAAATGAACTGCCATTTATGGATACTAATACTGATAATCCGGTCAAATTAACACCGTTTGCGCAAGCTCAGAATGAAGCAGAAAGATCTGGACGTCATCATCGCCGACATCATAGTGGTTCAAGCGAACTAAGTAGACGAAGTAGAGCAAGTACCTTAACAAATGTTACTGACAAGAAAAGACTAGTTAACCAATTTTTGGAGTCTGTTGAGGCTCCCTCAACCTTACAATTAAGATTTCCAGACTCCCTTGCAGCAAAACGACCAAAGCAAATGTACAATAcctcaaatttttcatcaacagGACATTCAACTCGATCATCAGACACACATATGACTACTGctaattcttttcaaagtCTTCTGTATCATGATTTAGAAAATCCATCAAAGCCTTCAAGTGCTTCTCTATATAAATCGGGCACCAACTCCAAATCGACTAGCAGTTCCATGTCGACGGGATTATTGTCTTCTGAgtcctcatcatcatcttcctcataTACTTCCTCCGAGTCAAGTACCAtgtcttcttcatctacTAAGATTTCTAGTTCTTCATTAGTTtcagataataatattgaagatgtaGGTATGAGCACTGATGAGGTTGATGATAACAATACCTCAAGTTCAGGAGCAGGAAATGGAACTGACCTTTCTTTAAGTTGTAATGAAATCgattattatcaaagacATATAGCTATCCGATTGAAGAAATCTGAAGCTTTGATGAAGGAAAACTTAAGGGACattatattgaaaaggGAGAATGATTTACATAATAACTTACAAAATTTTGACACTTACTTGCACgatttaaagaaactgaaaTACCAAATCATCAGTTTACAGAAGTTGGTTAGAAATGATTATTTGGTGATACtgaaagaagattttgatgttaataataaaaactCGTTCGAAAATCACCTAACAGAAATCCTTAATAAGAATGTAACTAAGCTGcaagatttggaaagaagGATGGAATCAAGTGGTGAACGATTAAACGAACAGAAGGAAACCATGAAGCGAATGGAGAATTTGATCAATCtagaaaattctttgaaactGTCCCAAAAGAACGCCTCATGGGTGTCTAAAAATAAAGCCATAGTATACGATCTCTCAGTTGtgtttattcttcttctttcgGGCTATCTCCTTCAAAAGTTGATTTGGACGTGA